The DNA region GGACAACCTGATCGAGGCGGAGCTGTTCGGCGTCGAGCGCGGCGCCTACACCGGCGCCACCCACTCAAGACCCGGACGCTTCGAGCGCGCCAATGGCGGCACGCTGTTCCTGGATGAAATCACCTCCCTCAGTCTGGCCGGGCAAAGCAAGCTGCTGCGCGCCCTGCAAGAACGCGAGATCGAGCGCGTCGGCGGGGGGCACGGCATAAAGGTCAATGTCCGGGTGGTGGCGGCGACCAACGTTGATCTGCGCAAGGCCGTGGCCAGCGGTGATTTTCGTGAAGACCTGTTCTACCGGTTGAATGTCTACCCGATCGCCCTGCCCCCGTTGCGCGAGCGCCGTGATGACATTCCATTGCTGATCAGTGCATTTCTCAAAAGGTTTTGTCAGGAATACGGCAGAACCCCGGCCGGCTTGACCATGCGCGCCTTGAAAACGCTGGTGCGCTATGACTTCGCCGGTAACGTGCGAGAACTGCAGAATTTGATCGAGCGTGGTTTGATCGCCAGCGATGAAGGCCAGGCTATTGATCTGGTGCATATTTTCCGCAATGAATCGCTGCCAGTGGATTCGTACTCGCTGAATCACGCTGGCGCACTTTCGCAGACGTCCGAGGCAGGCACAGGGGCTGATACAGGGGTTGATACAACGGCAACGACCAGCGAGAGATTACTGGATACGCTGCATGAGCCGCAGAACGCATTCTCCATCGAGGATCTGGAAAGACGCTTGATCGATGAAGCCCTGCAAAAAAGCGAGGGCAACCTGGCGGCTGCCTCTCGCTTGTTGGGGCTGAGTCGCGCCCAGTTTGCCTATCGCCTGAAAAAGCACCGGTTCAAGACAGCCTGAACGACAACAGGCAGTGCGCAGCCGGAAAGCTGCGCAAACCGGCTTAGATGGGCAGAGTACTGACCACGCGCAGCGCCAGACCTTCGTAGGCATCGAGGGTGATGGTGAACTCGCCCTGCTCGGTCAGATCCCCCTCAACACGTTCGTTGATGATGTCGACCACCGGGCCGGGCGCAATGCCAGGCAGGTTAAGGGTCTCGACAATGGTTTCGGCACTGAAGTTGAGCGCCGTGATCTGCGTGCCCTTGCCAGCCGGCAATTCATGGACCATGACCAGCAGGCCCGGATGCTCGACGTCCGGAATCAGAATCTGACGGCTCGCGGCGATGTCATAGGCACGACGCACCGCGAGGATCTTCTTCAGTTGCGAGGCGAACGAATCAGGCCGTTTCAGCTGGCTGACGAGGCTGCCATACAGCGACCTCGGACGCGGCATGTTGCCCGCAGAGAACTCGGCTTCCGGGTCCAGATCGACCAGGTCGTAGGCACCGCGGTGAACCCAGCGGGTATCGCCGTCCTGCATCAAATGCTCGACCTGCTCGGCCGGCAGCGTCAAGGCACCCACCATGTCCCAGCCAGACAAGGCAAACACGCCCGGCTGCATGGCGTTGTACATGACCAGCAACAAATGGATGTGCTGGATCTGCTGGATATCTGCGTCGGTGATGTCGTCCAGATCGCGGATGCCCAGCGCGGCGGTGATGATACTGGCTGTGGTGCAGGATACGCCGTTGGTGACGAACTTGAGGTTGTACGGCGCGTGTTCGCCCGACAGCTTCTCGTACATCTCTTCGCGAATGTGCTCGCGCAAGATGTTGCCCGGGAACGTCTGCCCCTGGTAGTGGAAGGTGTCGTGGGCGTGCAGTGTCCAGAAATGCACCAGCTCCAGCGTCAACTCGTCATGGTTCTGCAAGGCGTGGATCAGCGAGGCCGGATCAATGCCATACGCATGAACCTGACGCAGCATCAAGCGCAGGAACTCGGTGGTGCCGGTCAGCAGCGCGTGCTGATAGGCCGGGCGAGTAATAAAGTCGTAGGACAGGTCAGCGCCGCCGTTGCCCATTGAAGCGATGTCGTCGATGGTCAGGTTCAGCTCCTGGAAGCTGAAACCGCCCGCCTTGCGAATCGCGCCAGCCAACAGCTGGTTGCCGGTGATCGACAACGGGTGGCTCTCCGACCAGGCGGTGCCTTCGGCGCGGCGCTCGACACCCAGAAAACCGTTGGCATCCAGACGTAGCACGCGAGCGCCCATGACGTCGATCGCGTGCAGCGCATCACCGATGATCATCTGCTGCGCGGCGAAGCTCGGGTCCAGCCAGTTCAGCGAAGGCTGGCCGTCCTTGAAGTAATGCAGGTAGACCCAACGCCGTGCTTTGCCGTCGACGCCCTGCACTACATCCGTGGCGCTCCAGTCGGTTTCCTTGACGCCCGGTTCGAAGAAGATCACCCGTTGCAACTGACCAACGATGTAATGCTTGTCGCGCAACTGATCGACCACATCGGGCATCAGGTTGACCGCGTCACGGCCTGCCGGAACGTCGGGCAGCAGTTGCCAGTCTTCCTCGCGGATTTCGACCATGTGAAACAGGCCGGGGTAATCTTCGTAAGCCAGTTCGGCAAGCCGGAAGTCAGCGCCTTTGCCAGTGTGCGAAGGGATGATGTCATCGATGATCACCGCGTTGTGCGCGGCCGCGATGCGCGTCAGGCTCAACAATTGCGCTTCGGTACCCAGATCCGGGTCGATGCCGAAGCTGATGCGGTCGAAGTTGCCGTCGATACTCGGCGTGCGAGTGCGGCCCTGCAGCCCGCCGGAGAGCTTGAGCGGACCGTTATGAATGCCTTGAATGCCGATTTCCGACAGCGCATGCCACAAGGTTTCGTCACCCAGCGCTTCCAGTACCGAGCCACCCTCACGGGTGACGATCGACGCCGGGTAGGCGGTGAACCAGACCGAAGCGATAGCGGAAGCGTCTCGCGGACGGGCCAGAGCGAACGGACGCTGCCAGAGCCTGCCCTGCCCCGAATAAGTCTTGGCGCGCTGCCTGGCGGCGTTAAGCATCGATTGCTCGACCAGCCACTCCACGTACTGCTTGTCCGGTATCGTCATAGCGTTCAGTCTTCCTCTTGAATCGGCGACCTGAAACGCTCCGCTGGCGGAGCGTTCTGAATGTTTTACCTATGGGTAAGAGCTCTTTGCACCGAAAACGTTGCATCAGTGTCGAGCGCAACCGCTATCAATAGCGCTGAACAGGCATGCCGGGCGGTTTCTTCAGCGCTTGAATCACTGCATTGGCAGCATTGGAAAGCAGCGAGGTCGGGCGCGCCACGATGCTGATCTGACGCGTGACCGGCAATGGCAACGCGATCTGCTGGACGTCGCCGGCCTGAGCGCTCAACAGCGCACTGGGCAGAATCGAGATGCAATGCCGTTTGGCAACCAGATCCAGCAGGGTTTCCAGACAACTGAGTTCGCCCCGATGAACAAGCCGCACCTGTGCTGCAGCCAGTTGCTGGTGCAGGCGCTCGACGCCCGGATGCCGCCAGGCCACATAACGCGCATTCTGCACCCGCTCGACAAAGCTGCGCTGTGCAGCCTGTTCGTTGCGTGCAGCGACCAGTACGTAATGATCCGACCATTGATGATGTTCCAGATAATGTTCGCCCACGACAGTCGCCGGAAGGATCACGATATCGGCGATATCCTTCCTTAACGCGTCGAGTGACGGATTCTGCTCGCTGCTGTGCAGCACATTCAGATGGATATCAGGATAGTGACGGGCCAGAAAATCCAGTGATGCCGGCAGGCTGGTCTCGCGAATATGCGTGTGGTAGTGAATGGTTACACTACCACTGACCCCATTTTTTTTAGTTGTTCCAGCGTTGCCATAACGTTGCCGAGCGTCTGGGTGATGACTTTTCCCTCGGGAGTCAGGGTGCAGCCAGTGCGGCTGCGGATGAACAGCCGTTTTTCGAAAAAATCCTCGACCTCCTTGATCGCATAACTGATGTTCGACTGGCTGCACCCCAGAATGGCCGCAGCCTCGGAAAACGAACCGTGCTGCGCGACGGTTTGAACGACTTTGAAGAAGTGGGTTTTCATGTGTCCTGCACTCTGGTTTTGCAAAGATTGGGGGCGGCCTGCCGCTGGATGGGAAAGTGATCGGGGAATGTGATCGGGAATGCAGGAATCCCTGGCTGACAAGCCAGACTGCCGGCTTCAAGGCAGTCGGCAGAGACGTCTCAGACTGGGGTGGTGCATAGGCAGGTCTTCCCGAAACGGGCTTCGCTATGCACGTTTCGGGCACATGCCGTCATCCGTGATATCCAGGGCAAGACGAATGTCTTCGAGCCGCTGTGAACATCGGCCCCGACGCTGTCCCTTACCACCAGGGAAGTTGCAGCGGGGAACGCAAATGAATCAGTCGTTTTCGGTCCAGTCGAAATCCATTTGCAGCGCAGTGCGCTCGGCCAGAGCACGGCTGTGCAAGCGCTCGACCAGATGCAGGCTCATGTCGATACCGGCGGAAATACCGGCCGATGTCACGAATGCACCCTCGTCTACCCAGCGCAACGTGCTGAGCACGTCCACCGAGGGGAACATTTCCTTGAGGTCGTCGATGTCTTCCCAATGCGTAGTGACCTGCTTGCCGGCCAGCTTGCCGGTCTTGGCCAGCATGAAGGCTCCAGTGCAGACCGCCGCGACCACACGCCCCGGTACTGACTGATCGCTGATCCAGCGAATGACGTCGGCTTTTTCCAGCTCGGCATTGACCACCCCGCCCGGCACGATCAGGCAGTCGATGGGAGGGTGATCACTGATGGAAAAATCCGGGTCGACTTTCAACCCTGCACGCGCGCGCACCGGCGTGATGCTGCGGCCAATGGTGAACACGTTGAACAGCGCCCGGTCATCGCGGCTGTTGCGCGCGTGCATGCGGGTTGCGGTGGTGAATACTTCGTAGGGGCCAGCGAAGTCGAGGACTTCGACGTCGTCGTAGACGTAGATACCGATATTGAGTGGCACGAGTTGGCTCCAGGGTCTGCTTGCCAGACCGCTTGCATGTTAATGTTTCACCTGGATTGCAGGTTACGCAGTAGCATCGAGGCAAACTACTGGCTGAAATGCCAATATCCGGTAACATCGCGCCATGAAAAATCATCTCGTCGTCGCCCTGATCTATAACCAGCTCTGCACCTTCGAATTTGGCTGCACGGTTGAGGTATTTGCCCTCAAACGACCCGAACTCGGGGTCAGCTGGTATGAGTTTGCGACCTACCCGGTCGACGACGGGCCGATCGCCGCGGCGGGCGGCATCACCATCGTGCCGACGCCGGGCGAAGTGCTGCTGGAAAATGCCGACACCATCATCGTGCCGGGCTGGCGCGGCGTTGAATCAGCGGTCCCACAGCGCTTGATCGAACAGCTTCAGGCTGCGCACGCACGGGGCGCGAGGATCTGTTCGATCTGCACCGGCGCCTTTGTGCTGGCGGCGGCCGGTCTGCTTGACGGGCACAAGGTCACCACCCACTGGCGTTACACCGATCTGCTGGCCAGCATGTATCCGGGCCTGACCATCCAGCCCAACGAGTTGTATGTGGATCAAGGCACGATTGTCACCGCTGCCGGCTCGGCAGCCGGGCTGGACATGATGCTGCACCTGGTGCGCAACGATCACGGGGCGCGTGTCGCCAACATGGTGGCGCAGCGCATGGTGATCCCGCCCCATCGCGAAGGCGGACAGTCGCAGTACGCCTCCCGGCAACTGGTGACCGCCAGCGACGGGCCGATTTCCAATTTGATGGACTGGATTCGCAGTGACCTGAAGCGGCCGCATACCATCAAGGACATGGCTTCGCGTGCAGCACTCAGTACCCGCACCCTACACCGCAGCTTCATGGAAAGCACCGGTCTGACACCCATCGACTGGCTGCTTGGCGAGCGCGTGGCCTACGCCAAGGAGCTGCTTGAATCCTCGAAACTGCGCCTCAACGAGGTGGTCGACCGGGCGGGTTTCGGTTCCGAAGAGTCGTTCCGCCGCCATTTCCGCAATCTGGTGGGAATCAGTCCGAGCAGTTACCGCAAGCAGTTTGCTCGGGTCTGAGATACAGCGCGTCGACCATGGCGTCGGCAAACTCGCCCCACGCGCCCGCTACGGCGGTGTTGGTGATGGCGACCAGGCTGATGGCCGACACCGGATCAACCCAATAATGACTGCCATACAGGCCGCACCATGACCAGGTGCCCGCGCCCTGCGGCTGCCCGGCGGCCAGCGGATCGCTCAGAATCATCGGCCCCAGGCCGAATTTCCAGCCCGGCCCACGGTTCTCGACAATCTTCTGGTCCATCGTGTTGCCCAGCAGTTGCCGGGTACTGGCAGGGTTCAGCAACGGCGCACCGCCCAGACGAAGACACTCCAGCACGCGAAGATAGTCATCCGCCGTGCCCAGCATGCCCGCCCCGCCCGACTCATAAGCCGTCGTGTCAAACGCGCGAGCCGAGGACAGCCGTGCCCATCCGCTGTCGAGCCTCAATACCTCGTTGTCGCCGATACGCTGCGGCCCGCGAGCGCCATCCTGGTAGGCAACGGCCAGCGGTTGACCCGGCCCATGACGGAATGAAGTCCTGCTCATGCTTAAAGGCTCAGTGACCCATCGGGCGACGGCGTCGGACAAGGGCATGCCGCAGGCCTGTTCGATCACCGCGCCCAGCACGTCGGTGGCCAGCGAATACCCCCACGCGCTGCCGGGCTCGAACAGCAATGGCAAGCGCGCCAGTCGCGCCAGGTTTTCGTGCAGGTCAAACGCTACACAATCCAGTCCGTCCGAGACGCCAGCCTGTTGATAGGCATTGCCGGGCGCTTGCTCGAAACCGTAGCTCAGGCCGGAGGTGTGCGACAGCAAATGCCGCAGGGTAATGACCGGCTCACGGCCATCTGCCAACCGTGGTCGAAAGGCTGGCAGCCAGTCAGTCAGCGCAGCGTCAAGACGCAGGACTCCCAGCTCGCACAGGCGCATCACCACGATGGACGTCAGCAGTTTAGTCAGTGACGCCAGGCGAAAGCGCGTGTTGCGGCAGACCGGAATCTGCCGCTCCCGATCAGCCCAGCCGCTGGCGCAGGCGTAACGCAACTCACCGTCCTGGGCCAGCAGCACAACCCCCCCGACGATCCGGCCCTGATCAATGAACCTCTGCCAGACCTGCGCCAGGCGCTGCACGGCGCTTTCATCGAGTTGCTGCATGCTTCAGCAACCATGAACCGCACGGCTGAAAATCTGCGCGTACTCTGCCGCCGAATGGCGAATCGGGTTGGTGTGCGAACAGCCATCGGCAAACGCCATCTTTCCAACCCGCTCCGTATCGCGATCATCAATACCGATGGCGGCCAGCGTGTGCGGAATGCCGATCTGCTCACGGAGGTCCAGCACCCACGCCATTACGCCTTTGAAACCCGGCTCGGGCAACCGCAGGTAAACCGCCAGATCCTCCATCTGGGTCAGCAGCGCCGAGCTGTTGGCGTGCAGCACATAAGGCAGCAGGATCGCGTTCAACAAACCATGGTGCTGGTCATATAGCGCGCCGAGACTCTGTGCAATCGCGTGGACGCCGCCCAGGCCACGCTGAAACGCGGCGGCGCCCAGGCTTGAGGCCACCAACATCTGCTGACGCGCCTCCAGATCCTGCCCGTCGGCAACCACGCGGGGCAGATACTGCTTGATCATCTGCATGCCCTTGACCGAGACCGCTTCGGCCATCGGGTGCCAGACCGGTGAGCACCAGGCCTCCATGCAGTGGGTCAACGCGTCGGCACCGGTGGCGGCAGTCAAATGCATCGGCAGGTCCAGCGTCAGCGTGGCGTCCAGAATCGCAATGCGCGGCATCATGCGGATGTGCAGGATCGTGCGTTTGACCTGTGCCAGCTCATCGGTGATGACCGACGCCCTGCCCACTTCCGAGCCAGTCCCGGCCGTGGTCGGCAAAGCGATGACCGGCGCGATGCCTTGCGGGTCGGCGCGCAGGTGATTCTGGCCGATGTCCTCGAAATCCCAGAGCGGGCGGGTCTGGCCGGACATCAGCGCCACGGCCTTGGCTGCGTCCAGCGCCGAGCCGCCGCCGAATGCAATGACGCCGTCGTAACCACCGGCGCGATAAGCCTCCAGCCCTTCGGCAACATTGCTGCCGGTAGGGTTGCCCTTGACCCGGTCGAACAGCCCGCAGTGGCCCAATTGGCTACGGCAGTCCTCCACGGCGGAGGCGATCATGGCGGTACTGCCGAGAAAGCGGTCGGTGATCAATAACGGCCGCTTGATGCCTGTCACCCGACAGGCGTCAGCCAGCTCTGAGACGCGCCCTGCGCCGGCCCGGATTGAAGTCGGATAGTGCCAATCGTTGCTGTGCATTGAGGTATTCCCTTGAAAATCGAGTCAGTCAGCGCTTCAGTGAAAGAAACCAGCGGGCAGCAGACCGATCAGCAGACGCAGGCCGAACGCGATCATGAAAAGCCCGGTGACAATGTCGATGGCTTTTTTCATGCGCTGATAGCGAACCTGCACGGCAGGAATCGAAAACAGCGTGGCCAGCAACACGAACCATGAGATGGCCAGCACCGCGATGATCGATACCCCTGCCGTGCGCACCCAAATCGGCATGCCCGGCGTGGTGACGGTGGTGAAGACGCTGGTGTAAAACGCCAGCGCCTTGGGGTTGGTCAGGTTGGTGAACAGGCCGAAGCGATAGGCGCGCCCGAGGCTGCCGATGCCCAGCGCGCCGATGTCCCTCGGCTTGGGCTGGCTGCCTGCGCTGCGCAGGCTTTTGCTGCCGAGCCAGGTCAGATAGGCACCGCCGAGCAATTGCAGGGCCGGTTGCAGCCAGGGCAACTGCTGAAAGATAAGCCCCAGCCCGGTGGCGGCCAGCAACGCCCAGAGAATGCTTCCCGAGGCCACGCCCAGCCCGGCGCAGATTCCCTGCTGCCGGGACTGGCTGAATGACAGCTGGGTGATGACCAGAAAATTCGGCCCGGGACTG from Pseudomonas syringae includes:
- a CDS encoding LysR family transcriptional regulator substrate-binding protein, whose translation is MPASLDFLARHYPDIHLNVLHSSEQNPSLDALRKDIADIVILPATVVGEHYLEHHQWSDHYVLVAARNEQAAQRSFVERVQNARYVAWRHPGVERLHQQLAAAQVRLVHRGELSCLETLLDLVAKRHCISILPSALLSAQAGDVQQIALPLPVTRQISIVARPTSLLSNAANAVIQALKKPPGMPVQRY
- a CDS encoding helix-turn-helix domain-containing protein; amino-acid sequence: MKTHFFKVVQTVAQHGSFSEAAAILGCSQSNISYAIKEVEDFFEKRLFIRSRTGCTLTPEGKVITQTLGNVMATLEQLKKMGSVVV
- a CDS encoding DJ-1/PfpI family protein → MPLNIGIYVYDDVEVLDFAGPYEVFTTATRMHARNSRDDRALFNVFTIGRSITPVRARAGLKVDPDFSISDHPPIDCLIVPGGVVNAELEKADVIRWISDQSVPGRVVAAVCTGAFMLAKTGKLAGKQVTTHWEDIDDLKEMFPSVDVLSTLRWVDEGAFVTSAGISAGIDMSLHLVERLHSRALAERTALQMDFDWTEND
- a CDS encoding serine hydrolase domain-containing protein, which gives rise to MQQLDESAVQRLAQVWQRFIDQGRIVGGVVLLAQDGELRYACASGWADRERQIPVCRNTRFRLASLTKLLTSIVVMRLCELGVLRLDAALTDWLPAFRPRLADGREPVITLRHLLSHTSGLSYGFEQAPGNAYQQAGVSDGLDCVAFDLHENLARLARLPLLFEPGSAWGYSLATDVLGAVIEQACGMPLSDAVARWVTEPLSMSRTSFRHGPGQPLAVAYQDGARGPQRIGDNEVLRLDSGWARLSSARAFDTTAYESGGAGMLGTADDYLRVLECLRLGGAPLLNPASTRQLLGNTMDQKIVENRGPGWKFGLGPMILSDPLAAGQPQGAGTWSWCGLYGSHYWVDPVSAISLVAITNTAVAGAWGEFADAMVDALYLRPEQTACGNCSD
- the treS gene encoding maltose alpha-D-glucosyltransferase, producing MTIPDKQYVEWLVEQSMLNAARQRAKTYSGQGRLWQRPFALARPRDASAIASVWFTAYPASIVTREGGSVLEALGDETLWHALSEIGIQGIHNGPLKLSGGLQGRTRTPSIDGNFDRISFGIDPDLGTEAQLLSLTRIAAAHNAVIIDDIIPSHTGKGADFRLAELAYEDYPGLFHMVEIREEDWQLLPDVPAGRDAVNLMPDVVDQLRDKHYIVGQLQRVIFFEPGVKETDWSATDVVQGVDGKARRWVYLHYFKDGQPSLNWLDPSFAAQQMIIGDALHAIDVMGARVLRLDANGFLGVERRAEGTAWSESHPLSITGNQLLAGAIRKAGGFSFQELNLTIDDIASMGNGGADLSYDFITRPAYQHALLTGTTEFLRLMLRQVHAYGIDPASLIHALQNHDELTLELVHFWTLHAHDTFHYQGQTFPGNILREHIREEMYEKLSGEHAPYNLKFVTNGVSCTTASIITAALGIRDLDDITDADIQQIQHIHLLLVMYNAMQPGVFALSGWDMVGALTLPAEQVEHLMQDGDTRWVHRGAYDLVDLDPEAEFSAGNMPRPRSLYGSLVSQLKRPDSFASQLKKILAVRRAYDIAASRQILIPDVEHPGLLVMVHELPAGKGTQITALNFSAETIVETLNLPGIAPGPVVDIINERVEGDLTEQGEFTITLDAYEGLALRVVSTLPI
- a CDS encoding iron-containing alcohol dehydrogenase → MHSNDWHYPTSIRAGAGRVSELADACRVTGIKRPLLITDRFLGSTAMIASAVEDCRSQLGHCGLFDRVKGNPTGSNVAEGLEAYRAGGYDGVIAFGGGSALDAAKAVALMSGQTRPLWDFEDIGQNHLRADPQGIAPVIALPTTAGTGSEVGRASVITDELAQVKRTILHIRMMPRIAILDATLTLDLPMHLTAATGADALTHCMEAWCSPVWHPMAEAVSVKGMQMIKQYLPRVVADGQDLEARQQMLVASSLGAAAFQRGLGGVHAIAQSLGALYDQHHGLLNAILLPYVLHANSSALLTQMEDLAVYLRLPEPGFKGVMAWVLDLREQIGIPHTLAAIGIDDRDTERVGKMAFADGCSHTNPIRHSAAEYAQIFSRAVHGC
- a CDS encoding LysE family transporter, which encodes MYELTLLTALAGAFIVLIISPGPNFLVITQLSFSQSRQQGICAGLGVASGSILWALLAATGLGLIFQQLPWLQPALQLLGGAYLTWLGSKSLRSAGSQPKPRDIGALGIGSLGRAYRFGLFTNLTNPKALAFYTSVFTTVTTPGMPIWVRTAGVSIIAVLAISWFVLLATLFSIPAVQVRYQRMKKAIDIVTGLFMIAFGLRLLIGLLPAGFFH
- the ftrA gene encoding transcriptional regulator FtrA, whose translation is MKNHLVVALIYNQLCTFEFGCTVEVFALKRPELGVSWYEFATYPVDDGPIAAAGGITIVPTPGEVLLENADTIIVPGWRGVESAVPQRLIEQLQAAHARGARICSICTGAFVLAAAGLLDGHKVTTHWRYTDLLASMYPGLTIQPNELYVDQGTIVTAAGSAAGLDMMLHLVRNDHGARVANMVAQRMVIPPHREGGQSQYASRQLVTASDGPISNLMDWIRSDLKRPHTIKDMASRAALSTRTLHRSFMESTGLTPIDWLLGERVAYAKELLESSKLRLNEVVDRAGFGSEESFRRHFRNLVGISPSSYRKQFARV